The genome window CTCACGAATCGACTGCACCACGGCCATCTGACGGTCAGCCCACTCGATGCGGAGCTTCCCCTCAGGGGCCAGATTGAGGTCGGCAACATCATATTGCATGGCAGTTCCTCTCTTTGCGGCTTGGTCAGGCGTGACCGCGTCACGCTCGAGGTTATGTCGGAAGGAACGAACTCAGGTCTCTGCGCGCAGGTAGGTTGAGGCATACTCACGAGCCGCTTCGCTCCACTCGCGTAGCGGCGTCAGGCCAAGCTCCTCCAGCCGGCTGCTGACCAGGGAGCTGTGGTGCGGCCGGTTGGTCGGGCTCACCCAGTCACGCCAGGAGATGTCTTCAACCTCCACGTTCGCAGCACCGGCGGCCTCAAGAGCTGTGCGAGCGAGTTGCGACCAGGTGCAGAGGCCGGAGTTGGCGCAGTGCAGGATGCCGGTCGGCTGCAGGTCGATCAGCCGCCAGAGGCGAGCGGCGAGATCCCGGGTGTAGGTTGGCGAGCCCCACTCGTCGGAGACGACGCGGAGCTTGCCCGTCTCGCGACCCCTGGTAACGATGGTACGGACGAAGTTCTTGCCGTTGGGGCCGTAGAGCCACTGGGTGCGGACTACGAGCAGCTTGTCATGGGACTCGCGGGCGTACTTCTCGGCAAGGAGCTTGGACTCGCCGTAGGGGTTCAGCGGATGCGGCTCCTCCGTCTCCACGTAGGGCGTGCCCTTGGTGCCATCGAAGACGTAGTCCGTGCTGAGCATGACGAGGTAGCAGTTGCACTCCTGGCAGGCCACGGCAACGTTGGCGGTTCCGCGGGCGTTGACCTCGTAGGCCTTCTCGGGGTCACGGCTGCAACCGTCCACATCGGTGTAGGCAGCGCAGTGGATAACGGCAAAGGGATCATGCGGCTGGATAGCGCCCCGGGCCTCGTGAGGACGGGTGAGGTCGCCCTGAGCCAAGTCTACCCCGATAGCCTCATACTGCGGCGGCGCCAACTCGCGCAGCGCCGTTCCGAGCATTCCCTCAGCACCTGTGATGACGACTCGCTTTCGCTCCATCGAATCACCCGCCGAAGGTTAGCAGCAAAGGCCGCCGAGAGTCAATGTTGTGGGCGAGGCTACGAAGCCTCAATGTGTCAGGGCGTAGACGACGAGGTTGATCCCCAGGCGCAGGGCCGCCTCTCGCCGTTCGGGTGGATCCTTGTGGACTTCGGCATCTTCCCAGCCGTCGTTGAGGTCGGTGTTGAAGCTATAGAAGAGGACCACGCGACCTTTGTGGATCAGCGCATAGCCGTGCGGAGGTCCGCCATGGTGCTCGTGGATCTTCGGCAGCCCCTTCGGGAAGTCGTAGAAGCTGTGGTAGATCGGGTGCGTGAAGGGCAGCTCAACCAGGGAGGTGCCCGGCAGCAGCTTGCTGGCCTCCGCACGGAACGACTCGTCGAGCCCGTAGTTGTCGTCCACATGCAGGAAGCCGCCGCGAAGGAGGAACCGGCGCAGGTTCTCGCGCTCGGGACTCGTGAAGGCGATGGTCCCGTGGCCGGTGACGAAGACGATCGGGTAGTCAAAGAGCCGAGGGGAACCGGGCTCCACGATGGCGGGTTGTGGGCTGAGGCGAAGGGTTGTACGCTGGTTCACCGCGGCCACCAGATTGGGGACGCTGGTTGGATTCACGTACCAGTCTCCCCCACCTCCGTACTTGAGGCGAGCCACCGTCAAGGGCGCTGCACCGGCCAGGCCGCAAGCCACCAGCAACAGCGCTGCGAGTAGCGTTCTGAACAGTCGGGAGGGCATGGCGGTCACATCCCTCGCCAGCGTCGCTGCAGCCACCAGGTCACGCTGAGCAGAGCCACCAGGAGCGCAAGCATCCAGGGGCCACGGGTCGGGCTGGTCGAGATGGCCCGCTCGGTGGACTGCGGAGCAAGCTTGACCTGCTGTGCGAGCTTGGTGGCCTCGCGGGCCGGGCCGGAAGCTCCGCCGGTCTCTGCCGCCGCTTCCTCAAGGAGCCTGGGATCGGGTCGCGACAGAGCCATCTCCGTCGTTGCGGGGATCACCTGTGTCTCGGCGGAGTCCGCCCCTAACAGCTTACCCGAAAGCGTAGCAGATACCTCCGCCCGCAAGGGTCCAGGTGCCTGTACCGGCACAAGGACCTCGTAGCGTCCGGGAGTGCCCGGCATGGGCGTGCAGTCGAGCTTCAGAGGCGATCGGGTCGAGCTGCCTGAGTTCACGCGGGCTGTGACGGTCGCACCGGAGACGGGTCGCAGGGCGCTGTCGGTGACCTCCACCAGCAACCGTGGTACCGTGCCGGCGTCGTAGCGCTCGCGCTCGAAATGGGCCACCACCGGCCGATCGTCTCGCGGCTCCGTGAGCCAGTCGCCGAGAGTGCTCCAGAAGGTCTCGAAGGTCCTCTCGCCTGCATCGCCGGAGGCGGGGTTGAAGACCCAGCGGTGAGTGCCATCGGTGCCCAGAAGGAGCGCTCTGCCGCGTCCGACTTGCCAGGAGACCAGAAGCGGTGCTCCGTGCGCTTCGAGGATCACGGAGGCACCCGGGCGCGGGGTCAGGGGAACCCGTCCGCGCAGTGTCGGGAGGTTGGAGCTCGAAAGCGCCTGCGCCAGT of Armatimonadia bacterium contains these proteins:
- the rfbD gene encoding dTDP-4-dehydrorhamnose reductase: MERKRVVITGAEGMLGTALRELAPPQYEAIGVDLAQGDLTRPHEARGAIQPHDPFAVIHCAAYTDVDGCSRDPEKAYEVNARGTANVAVACQECNCYLVMLSTDYVFDGTKGTPYVETEEPHPLNPYGESKLLAEKYARESHDKLLVVRTQWLYGPNGKNFVRTIVTRGRETGKLRVVSDEWGSPTYTRDLAARLWRLIDLQPTGILHCANSGLCTWSQLARTALEAAGAANVEVEDISWRDWVSPTNRPHHSSLVSSRLEELGLTPLREWSEAAREYASTYLRAET
- a CDS encoding DUF4159 domain-containing protein is translated as MPSRLFRTLLAALLLVACGLAGAAPLTVARLKYGGGGDWYVNPTSVPNLVAAVNQRTTLRLSPQPAIVEPGSPRLFDYPIVFVTGHGTIAFTSPERENLRRFLLRGGFLHVDDNYGLDESFRAEASKLLPGTSLVELPFTHPIYHSFYDFPKGLPKIHEHHGGPPHGYALIHKGRVVLFYSFNTDLNDGWEDAEVHKDPPERREAALRLGINLVVYALTH